The nucleotide window CTTCTGGAATTCTGATGTTCCAGCCCAGACAGACGCAGCCGTCTCCCCAAGCCCTCGCTCTAAAGCACACTGACCTGGTGCAAATCCTTAAGCGTGTCGTCCCCCCAGATGCCCACAGCAGCCCGAGCTGCAACTCCAGCATGACCACGCGGGAGCTGCAAGACTACTGGCAGAACGAGAAATGCCGCTGGAAGCACGTCAAACTGCTCTTTGAGATCGCTTCGGCCCGCATCGAGGAGAGAAAAATCTCCAAGTTTGTGGTAAGCAGAGATTGGGAAATGGTGGGACCCCTTCACCGCCTCCTTTCTGGCCCTGGGCGAGGCTTACGGGGCCTCAGCTTTCCCAGCCATGAAATGGGTTGACTCTAACTCACAGAGCTCTTCTGGAGAAAACGGGCAGAGAGCAAGATTTTGCACCCGGCACCACGCTAGGTCCTGGGAGGATCAGAGCCGCATGGGTCACGCTCCCGGATCCTATGGAGGAAATAACCCAGTTTCATCCCACGTTATCAGATGTTAGTCATCTGTGTCCTTTCTTCACCAATTTTGCCATATCCCTGTATCatttataattactatttatttttttctttaaattgatcgatttttaaaaacactaagtACATTTATTTCAAAGAGATAATGCCCTAAATGGAAAACCAATATCACATAAAGAGAAAGTCACCGTACAAGTCAGTACAAGGCTGCCGCGTTAgccaggggggaggggaaagTCAACACAAGGAAAGCTCCGCGCTCTCATTAAATTCCAGCTGGGGGAAGCCCTGTGTGTGGGGACGGCGCCCTCTGTCAGGTGGGGTCTTCGACTGTGCTCAGCAGATGTCAAAGGCGACAGCAGAGCCACCCTCACTTGACTGGGACGAGGACAACAGTGGCCACCACTGAATGCCAGCTGCATGCAGGCACAGTTCCATGTGCTTTCagcatattaactcatttaatcctcacccaGTCAGGTAGGTGCTGTGCCTATCCTTGCTTTAGggacgagaaaactgaggctcagagaggttaagttacctATCTGAGACCACACAGCTAGGCCACAGTGGGGCTGGAGCTacaacccaggcagtctggctcccaAGGCTGCGTCCTTAATCAGGATTCTCTTGGAGAGGATTGCAAAGGAATAATTCTCTTACTATATAACACCATGGCCAGTGTACCCAAATGATGTTGTACAGTAGCTAAAACCAACTCCCAGGTGTTCCTACGTTGGAAAACACACCTGTCATCCAAGCGTCCCAGTACAGAAAAGTGCGGCCCCCAGTTCTGACAGTGTAAAGCCAAGACAGCCCCCAGGCCTTCTGCACGGCAGGTCCCTGTGCCCTTTCTGCCCCGAGATGCCTCCACGCCACTGTGTCTGCTCCCCCAGGGTCGACTCTTCCCATGGCTGGCTTTCATAGCTCGGCCGATGCTGACGGTGAGTTTAAACAGAATTGCACCTACGGATGACCCCCTTTCCGGGTATGCCGTAGGTCACTGTCATTGCTTTTATTTGCCGGGGCCCTCTGTGCTGGCGAAAGCCCCCCGAAAGGGCGTAGTCAAAGGCTCTCTCTCCTTGTGCCTAGATGTACCAAATCATCGTCATCCAGACAGGGAGCTTTGACAGCAACAAGGCCGTCCTGGAACGGCGCTATTCGGACTTCGAGAAGCTCCAGAAAGCCCTCCTCAAGACGTTCAGCGAGGAGATCGAAGACGTGGCCTTCCCCAAGAAGCACCTGGTGGGGAACTTCACGGAGGAGATGATCAGCGAGCGCAAGCTGGCGCTCAAGGAGTACCTGGGGCTGCTCTACGCCATCCGCTGCGTGCGCCGCTCGCGCGAGTTCCTGGACTTCCTCACGCGGCCCGAGCTGAGCGAGGCCTTCGGCTGCCTGCGCGCCGGCCAGTACGCCCGGGCCCTGGACATCCTGGTGCGCGTGGTGCCCCTGCAGGAGAAGCTGACGGCCCACTGCCCCCTGGCGGTGGTCCCGGCCCTCTGCGCCATGCTGGTGTGCCACCGCGACCTGGAGCGCCCGGCCGAGGCCTTCTCGGCCGGCGAGAGGGCCCTGCAGCGCCTGCAGGCCTGGGAGGGCCATCGCTACTACGTGCCCCTGCTGGACGCCATGGTCAGCCTGGCCTACGTGCTGGGCAGGGACTTCGTGTCTCTGCAGGCGAAGCTGGAGGAGACCCAGCTCCGGAGGCCCAGCCACCGGGGCGTCACCCTGAAGGAACTTGCTGTCCAAGAGTACCTGTGATGAGCCAGCCTGGTCCCCTCGCAGGGAAGCTGCAGATTTGGGGTCACCATTGCTCAGTGGGCTGTTTGGGGTTCATTTTTAATGGGAAGAGCCACTGGGGGCTCTACGTTGCTGGGTGACTTTGGACAAGCCCCTCATCTGGTCCTCTGTTTCCCCGTCTGTATTGAACAGAGGTGCTCCTGGGACTCTTTGGAAGCCTCCACTGTGTCCCTGTCCCCCTTGATACCAAGGCCACTTCATCACAAAACCACAAACCTGGCTGCCAAAACACTGGAGAGGAATACAGACCTCACCAGTGTTTTTGTAAGAAGCTGGAGGAGAGGTTTGCGTTGCACATAATGAGCAAAGCCATTCCTTGCAGACAGCTCTGTCCGGCTGTCCTgagtcttttctctctgttcctcctgTCTCAACGTTGTCTACAGATATTTCCACACATTATCCTAATATCATCCTAATATTCTAGCTCTTCCTCTTTAGCATGTAGACCCAGCACAGCAAAACAAAAGCTCCTCTATGGCTCCTCAAGAACGGCCTCTCCCCCGCACACTTGTGATAGGAGTTGTGTGTCATCCTTTACAGGGCAGGAGGACGCTGAGCTAGGAAGCAACAATGTCATAAGAGTTTATGATCCAGGCATTTTTAGCCAGGGAACTTACCAACTATTTCTCTGCCTAGGATGACATCACACACTGCCGAGGGGGGGGTGTATTTCATTATAGAAGGTGGGGTGGCTTCCCGGGGTCACGTAGACACAGCcctggagggaggcagagcaagATACTCAATGGGTCCTGTGGGTAGAGAAGAGACTGAATCCTCAGCACCTCCTCTGTTCAGGGTCAGTGTTCTTAGAGCACCCCTGATGGATCGGGATGCCCTTGACCAGGGTCTGGGTCAGGAAAGGACACCATGGCCCCCGAGTGAAGGGGAGTCTGCACCAATGACCGAGACTCAACGCAGGGCTTGGAGCTGATGGTGCAGGCTGGTTTGGGCCCAGTGTGTCTGCAGCTCTAAGCCCCTGAAGACTCGAGCATCAGGGTGAGCTTGTCAGTGTGAACTAAGCAGACCATGACTTAGGAACCGGGGCGCCCCCTAGCAGCGGAATCCAGCCCAGCAAGGGATCGCCACAGCCGTGAACAAGCTGACGCCGGACTGCACCAGAGTTTGTTGGACAGCGACACCTCGTGGTAACAACAATAGCGGCCCCACCAGGCTCTGTCCTAGAAGCTAGAAACAGTCTCTGGACAAATGTACTCCTCAGGTCTCTCAGCTTACTCCAAGGGAAAGATGCTTCAAGTGGAGATACCGAATTTATTGAAAAGCTgggtatatgaaaaattaaaatgttaaatgaaaaagttaaagAGCTATGACTCTATTTGTAATGGTGAAGCCAATCATACTGATTTTACAAGTTATTTCATCACATCTAAAATGCCATCAACTGTAAGATGcaccaaatatttactaagaaataaaaaatgctcaacatgagGAGGTTAATGGGAAATTCCAGGAAAGCTGGGAAACCAAAGAGTTCGACCCCAATGTAAAGGTTAACACTGAATAAAACTGTCTTGCAGAAGGGGACATTGAGAGAATCTGTATGAATCAAACTTGGCGCTGGGCGGAGGGTGGGAATCTGCTCTGCGAATCTGAACTGCAGGCTGGTGCTCAGCATGTTTGGAGCAGCACACACGGTGTGGCCGAGAGTCCGCCAGTGGAGCGGTCACGTTTAGTGGTCTCAGACAGGGGCGTTCCAGGAGCCTGGCATGCCAGACGTAAACTCTCTCTGAAGGAAGTCAACGCTGACCCAGGCCAGTAAGGAGTGTGAGGTACCATTGAGCTCAGAGCGGCTCGCAGATGATCAAATGTGCATCTCAAAAtgtgcatgtgtgcctgtgtgtggtatgcacacagagagaaaataccTTTTGGGGGTGCAAGGGACCTACAAAATCACGTGGAGGACTCACCGTCAGTACCTCTGAAGACAGGTGGCTGCCCACATAGTGCACGGGTAAGGGACTTACTCCGGCTTCATGAAAGGGATTGGCCACAGAGGGAAGCTTC belongs to Eulemur rufifrons isolate Redbay chromosome 23, OSU_ERuf_1, whole genome shotgun sequence and includes:
- the SNX20 gene encoding sorting nexin-20; translated protein: MASPEHPGSPGWTGPTTQGPARTEQEAPATGPDLPRPGPEGHLDAHSSPSCNSSMTTRELQDYWQNEKCRWKHVKLLFEIASARIEERKISKFVMYQIIVIQTGSFDSNKAVLERRYSDFEKLQKALLKTFSEEIEDVAFPKKHLVGNFTEEMISERKLALKEYLGLLYAIRCVRRSREFLDFLTRPELSEAFGCLRAGQYARALDILVRVVPLQEKLTAHCPLAVVPALCAMLVCHRDLERPAEAFSAGERALQRLQAWEGHRYYVPLLDAMVSLAYVLGRDFVSLQAKLEETQLRRPSHRGVTLKELAVQEYL